TCGCTTCCCCCGCCCGGACCTGGATCTCTACCCCGTCCAGGATGGTGAGTTCGCTGCCATCTTCCTCGCGGTACACCTTGCGCAGGGCGCTGCCCTCCAGCACGGCACGCTGCTCCATATTACTCACCCCGGATCGCGTCGACCGGCAGCAGCCGGGCGGCCTGGAGCGCCGGGTAGATCGTCGCACCGAACGCGATGCCCATGCTGACACCGACGATCAGCACGATGTCGAGCGGATCGAGCGCGACCGGAAGACGGTCGATGAAGTACACCTCGGCCGGGATCTGCACCAGGCCGAACCGGTCCACGGCGACGATGAGCACCCAGCCGAGGATGCCGCCCAGCAGCGTGCCCACGGCGCCGATGGTCAGGCCCTGCAGCATGAAGATGCGGAGGACGGTGCCGTCGGTCATGCCCATGGACTTCAGGATCCCGATCTCCCGCGTCTTGTCCGCCACGACCATGGTGAGCATGCTCACGATGTTGAACGCAGCGACGATGATGATGAGCGAGAGAATGATCGCCATGGCGAGCTTCTCGAGCGCGAGGGCCGAGAACAGCGACGCATTCAGCGACTTCCAGTCGTACGTCTCGTAGGGGAAGCCGAGCTCGTCACGGATGCGGCGCGCGACCTCATCGGAGTTCCACGGATCGTCAATGTTCACCGCGAGCATGCTGATCGTGTCCGGCGGCAGCTGCAGCAGGCTCTGCACCGCCTCGATGCGCGCATACATGTTCAGATTGTCGTACTCGTACATTCCCGTCGAGACCGTCCCCGCCACGACGAAATGGCACATCGCCGGCTGCAGGTTGCCGAGCGCGCCATAGCTGAGATGTTCGAAGCTGCCCACCACCACGGTATCCCCCGGCAGCACCGCCAGCCGCGACGCGAGGCGCTGCCCCAGCACGACCGGCGGCGGATCCGCCGTACAGTCGTACGGCATGCCGGGCTCGCCGAGCGAGATGCCGGCGCTGGCGAGCGAGTCCTCCACGGCGGAGATCGGCAGCTGCGACACCTCCGGCGCGATGCCGTAGAGCATGCCCGGCGCCGCCCATCCCCCCGTCCGCGTCACGATCACGTTCGGATTGACCCACGGTGCCACGGAGATGACGTTCGGCATCTGCTCGATGCGTTCCTTCACCTCCTGCCAGTTGCCCATGCGGAAGCTGCTGCCCGACTCCGTCACCTGGATGTGCGCGGTCATCGACAGGATCTTCTCCTGCAGGTCGCGCTGCAGCCCCGTCATCACCCCGATCACCACCATCAGCGCCATTACGCCGACGGCAACACCGCCGATGGCGATGAACGTGCTCAGCGAGAGCAGTCGCCGCCCGCGCCGGCGCGATGACAGATAGCGGCGCGCAACGAACCACTCGAGCCGCTTCACTCCGCCTGCTCCGGCTTCAATGTCGGGAACAGGATCACATCCTTGATCGAAGGCTGGTCGGTCAGCAGCATCACCAGCCGGTCGATGCCGATGCCCACGCCACCCGTCGGCGGCATGCCGTACTCGAGCGCACGCAGATAGTCCTCGTCCAGGTTCTGCGCCTCCTCATCGCCCTCCTGCCTGAGCCGCACCTGCGCCTCGAAGCGTTCGCGCTGATCGAAAGGGTCGTTCAGCTCGGAAAAGGCGTTGGCGATCTCCCGTCCCGCGACCATCAGCTCGAATCGCTCGACCAGCTGCGACTCACCGCGCTTCGGCTTTGCCAGCGGCGACAGCTCGCGCGGATAGTCCGTGATGAAGACGGGCTGCAGGAGATGCGGCTCCACCAGCTCCTTGAAAAGCTCGTCGAGGAGCTTCGGGCGGGTGAGCGCGGCAGCATCCTCGACGCCGAGTGATGTCGCCCTCGAGGCCAGATCTGCGTCGCTCATCGAGGTGACATCGACGCCGCCGTGCTCGCGCAGCGCCGCGAGGAACGGCAGACGACGGAACGGCGGTGTGAAGTCGAGATCGTGACCCTCGAAGCGCACTGTGCGACTGCCGCCGCTCACGACCGCCGCGACGTGACCGATCATCGACTCGACCAGGTCCATCATGTCGTGGTAGTCGGCAAATGCCTCGTAGAACTCGAGCATCGTGAACTCGGGGTTGTGTGTCCGGTCGATGCCTTCGTTGCGGAAGTCCTTGCTGATCTCGTAGACCCGCTCCAGCCCGCCGACGATCAGCCGCTTCAGATACAGCTCATCGGCGATGCGCAGATAGAGTCGCATGTCGAGGGCGTTGTGATGCGTGACGAACGGTCGCGCCGATGCACCGCCGTACAGCGGTTGCAGCACGGGCGTCTCCACCTCCACATAGCCGCGCTCATCGAGAAAGCTGCGCAGTGCCGTCACAATGCGCGAACGCGCCACGAATACGGCCCGCACGTCCGGGTTCACCGCGAGGTCGGCGTAACGCTGCCGGTACCGCTGCTCCACGTCGGCAAAGCCGCCGAACGTACGCTCCTCGCCGCTCTCCTCATCAATGCCCTTCTTGCCGAACGGCAGCGGCCGGAGGGCCTTCGCGAGCAGCTGGAAGGACGAGACGCGCACGGAGACTTCTCCCGTGCGCGTGCGGAAGAGCGAGCCCTCCACGCCGATCCAGTCCCCCGGATCGAGCAGCTCGAGCAGGCCGAACTCTTCTCCCAGGTCGTTCGACCGGAAAAAGAGCTGAAGACGCCCTTCCCTGTCGCCCAGATCCGCGAATACGGTTTTGCCGTGCGACCGCATGCCGAGCAGCCTGCCGCCGAGGCGCACCGTCTCCCCGACACCGCCCTCCCCGAGCGTGCCTGCGTGCTCCTGCTCCTCGAAGCGGGCGCGCGCCGGACCGGTATGATGGGTGACGTCGTAGGCGTACGCGTACGGCTCGATGCCACGGCGCTGCAGCTCCTCGATCTTCGCGAGACGGTCTGCAACTGCCTGCGTCCGGCGCTCCTCCATCCCCCCTCCAGACCCCTGTCCGGCCGGTGCGCTATGCGACACGTGCGCCGTACTCCTTCAGGAACTTCTCGATGAACGGGTCGATATCGCCATTCATGACGCGCTGCACGTCGCCCACCTTCATGTCCGTGCGATGGTCGGTCACCTGCGTGTACGGCTGGAAAACGTACGAGCGGATCTGGTTGCCCCAGCCGATCTCGGTCTTCTCCGACTCGACCTTCTCTTTCTCTGCATTGCGCAGCGCAAGCTCGCGCTCGTACAACGCGGCGCGCAGCATCTTCATCGCGGTCGCCTTGTTCTGGAACTGACTGCGCTCGTTCTGGCACGCCACGGCAATGCCCGTCGGCTCGTGTGTGATGCGGACCGCCGAGCTGGTCTTGTTGACGTGCTGGCCGCCCGCGCCCGACGCACGATAGACGTCGACGCGCAGATCCTTCTCGTCGATCTGGATGTCGATCGCGTCGTCCACCACCGGATACACGAACACGCTCGCGAACGACGTGTGGCGACGGCTCTGCGAGTCGAACGGCGATATCCGCACGAGCCGGTGCACGCCCTTCTCCGCCTTCAGATAGCCGTACGCGTACTGACCCTTGATCTCGAGCGTTGCGCTCTTGATGCCGGCTTCCTCACCCGGCTGCAGGTCCAGTGCGGTCACCTCGAAGCCGTGCGACTCCGCCCAGCGCTGGTACATGCGCATCAGCATTTCCGCCCAGTCCTGCGACTCCGTGCCACCGGCTCCGGGATGGATCGTCAGGAGGGCATCGCGGCTGTCATCGGCGCCGCTCAGCATCGCGCGTACCTCCAGCCGCTCCGATTCCTTGTCGTAGCGCTCCAGCTCGCTGCGCCATTCGGCGATCATGGACTCATCGGCGTCGGCCTCGAGCAGCTCCGCCAGCTCACTCAATTCGCGGCCGCGGCGCTCGAGGTCCGTCCACGGATCGACCCAGGCCTTCAGCTGATTCGATTCTGCGATGGTATCGCGCGCCGCGTCGGGCGAGTCCCAGAAGCCGGGCTCCGACATGCGCGCATCGAGTGTGGCTATGCGGTCCTGTTTGGCAGGGATGTCAAAGATAACCTCCGAGCGCACTCATGCGCTCGCGTATCTCTTCCAGCCGCTCGAGTTCCTGCGATTCCATTTTCCCCGCTCCTCCATGAAAACCGGGGCCGACCAGAAGCTGGACGGCCCCGTGCGATGTTGCTGAAATTAACCCGATCGGCTGGTGCTTTCAACAGCGCCGGCGTTCGATAGCAGGCCGCTGACTCCGCATCCCTGCTCAGAAGATGGGCTGGCCCTTCGCCAGGATGTCGTTCAGCGCGTTCCTGAAATACGGCGTCGACTTCGCCATCTCCTCACCGACCTGCTCCGTGTACTCCTCCCAGCTCTTCATGATCTCATCGCGGAACTCGGTGCGCAGGGTTCCGGCCGCGAGGCAGGCGTCCCGGCGCTCCGGGTGATATGCGACGATGTCAGACACGAGAGCACGCGCGATCCGCTGTGCCCTGGACTTGGGATCGCGCGAGCCGAACAGGCCCGGCCGCGGAGCCGTTGTCGATGGCGAAGCGCCGGCCGCGCCACCTGCCGGAGCGGATGACGTCCGGCCGCTCGAACCACCCGCCTGTCCCGAATGAGTCGCGCCGGCGGCTGGTGGCGCACCGGCGGGGGGCCGTTGTGACGGTGTGGCGGCAGAAGTCGACGCGCGCGATGGTCCGACCGGCGGACGAGACGGTGCGACCGGCGGATGCGGTTGCGCGGCCGGAGGACGTGGCGCCGACTCTGTGGCGGGTCGCGGCGCCGCCTGATCCGCAGGCGGTGCCGGCGACGTCCGGCCTGTGGCCGGAGCCGCGGGTGGTGACGCCTGGCCGGTTGAGGGCCGCGGATAGGACGGAGTGGGAGTCGACGGCGGTGTCTGTGCCTGTCCGCGGGGGGACGGTTCCGACGGGGCAGACTCGGGCGGGCGCGGAGTCGCCGCGCCTGGCGCCTGTGGAGCCGAGGCTGTGCCGTCGCGCGTCACATGGAACGTGGCGGCGCAGCGCGCGCAGCGGGCGCGCACGCCGCTGGCCGGTATCCTCGATGGGTCGACTCTGAATACGGTCTGGCAGTTGGGACAGCGAATATTCATGGCTCAGTGGTTACCTCGAGCTCGTCTCCGCTGACGAGCGACCGGCCGAAGAAGCGGCCCTGCGCATCGGAGCGACGGTCGACCGCATAGACGGAGCCGGGCAATTTCTTGGCAAATGTTTTCATTTCGGTAGCCAGCTCGCTCACGCGCGCCGTGTGCTCGAACTTGCGGTGCTGGTTCGTCACCACGCCGATGGAGAGCGTCATGACCGGTACCCAGAGGATATTACCCCGGCGGTCACGCCCCAGGAAGTAACCGGCGCGACGATCTTCCTCCGTGTACTGGTACGGAATCAGCTCGTCGAACACCTCGATGATCTCCTCGCAGCACGCGCGCATCTGGTCCAGCGCGATATTGAAGATGAAATCGTCGCCGCCGATGTGGCCGATGAAGCCCTCCGGCGAATGACCCTTCACCACGTCGCGCAGGAGCCGGGCCAGCATGCGGATGACCCGATCGCCCTCGTTGTAGCCGTAGCGATCATTGAATTCCTTGAAGTGGTCCAGATCGGCGTAGCAGACGGCGAAGTGCTCCTCGCGTCGGATGCGGTCACCGATGTCGCGCTCGATCTGGACGGTGCCTGGCAGGCGCGTGGTGGGATGGACACTGA
This region of Longimicrobiales bacterium genomic DNA includes:
- a CDS encoding ABC transporter permease: MKRLEWFVARRYLSSRRRGRRLLSLSTFIAIGGVAVGVMALMVVIGVMTGLQRDLQEKILSMTAHIQVTESGSSFRMGNWQEVKERIEQMPNVISVAPWVNPNVIVTRTGGWAAPGMLYGIAPEVSQLPISAVEDSLASAGISLGEPGMPYDCTADPPPVVLGQRLASRLAVLPGDTVVVGSFEHLSYGALGNLQPAMCHFVVAGTVSTGMYEYDNLNMYARIEAVQSLLQLPPDTISMLAVNIDDPWNSDEVARRIRDELGFPYETYDWKSLNASLFSALALEKLAMAIILSLIIIVAAFNIVSMLTMVVADKTREIGILKSMGMTDGTVLRIFMLQGLTIGAVGTLLGGILGWVLIVAVDRFGLVQIPAEVYFIDRLPVALDPLDIVLIVGVSMGIAFGATIYPALQAARLLPVDAIRGE
- the lysS gene encoding lysine--tRNA ligase; translation: MEERRTQAVADRLAKIEELQRRGIEPYAYAYDVTHHTGPARARFEEQEHAGTLGEGGVGETVRLGGRLLGMRSHGKTVFADLGDREGRLQLFFRSNDLGEEFGLLELLDPGDWIGVEGSLFRTRTGEVSVRVSSFQLLAKALRPLPFGKKGIDEESGEERTFGGFADVEQRYRQRYADLAVNPDVRAVFVARSRIVTALRSFLDERGYVEVETPVLQPLYGGASARPFVTHHNALDMRLYLRIADELYLKRLIVGGLERVYEISKDFRNEGIDRTHNPEFTMLEFYEAFADYHDMMDLVESMIGHVAAVVSGGSRTVRFEGHDLDFTPPFRRLPFLAALREHGGVDVTSMSDADLASRATSLGVEDAAALTRPKLLDELFKELVEPHLLQPVFITDYPRELSPLAKPKRGESQLVERFELMVAGREIANAFSELNDPFDQRERFEAQVRLRQEGDEEAQNLDEDYLRALEYGMPPTGGVGIGIDRLVMLLTDQPSIKDVILFPTLKPEQAE
- the prfB gene encoding peptide chain release factor 2, with translation MRSEVIFDIPAKQDRIATLDARMSEPGFWDSPDAARDTIAESNQLKAWVDPWTDLERRGRELSELAELLEADADESMIAEWRSELERYDKESERLEVRAMLSGADDSRDALLTIHPGAGGTESQDWAEMLMRMYQRWAESHGFEVTALDLQPGEEAGIKSATLEIKGQYAYGYLKAEKGVHRLVRISPFDSQSRRHTSFASVFVYPVVDDAIDIQIDEKDLRVDVYRASGAGGQHVNKTSSAVRITHEPTGIAVACQNERSQFQNKATAMKMLRAALYERELALRNAEKEKVESEKTEIGWGNQIRSYVFQPYTQVTDHRTDMKVGDVQRVMNGDIDPFIEKFLKEYGARVA
- a CDS encoding diguanylate cyclase; translated protein: MGSRSVFVYYSPGGRRAPEILHAFAAEQGLTLIPCGSAEEVVALVNRGFPSAVIVDGEGESETAELCAQLKQDAFSAIVPIVILTPQGREDLVLAALEAGADEVLTEAMEPREQLLRLRMILRRADRDVSVHPTTRLPGTVQIERDIGDRIRREEHFAVCYADLDHFKEFNDRYGYNEGDRVIRMLARLLRDVVKGHSPEGFIGHIGGDDFIFNIALDQMRACCEEIIEVFDELIPYQYTEEDRRAGYFLGRDRRGNILWVPVMTLSIGVVTNQHRKFEHTARVSELATEMKTFAKKLPGSVYAVDRRSDAQGRFFGRSLVSGDELEVTTEP